In Halobaculum limi, one DNA window encodes the following:
- a CDS encoding MOSC domain-containing protein, which yields MSETYEEAVGGTRTGAVEAIHIAPDTGGEPAARDAVEAVADRGLKGDRYFHGKGIYNEQDDLDPSDVTLIEAEALAAAAAEYDVHLENGAHRRNITTRGVALNHLVGTRFRVGEAVFEGTGLCEPCGYMESLADQPDAADALVHRGGLDARIVESGTVTVGDEVRW from the coding sequence ATGAGCGAGACGTATGAAGAGGCGGTTGGCGGGACTCGTACTGGTGCTGTCGAGGCGATCCACATCGCACCCGATACTGGCGGTGAACCGGCGGCGCGAGACGCGGTCGAAGCCGTCGCGGACCGCGGACTCAAAGGCGATCGCTATTTCCACGGCAAGGGGATCTACAACGAGCAGGATGACCTCGACCCGAGCGACGTGACGCTGATCGAGGCTGAAGCACTGGCTGCCGCTGCAGCGGAGTACGACGTCCATCTGGAAAACGGCGCACACCGTCGCAATATCACGACACGTGGGGTGGCGTTGAACCACTTGGTCGGCACACGATTTCGTGTCGGTGAGGCGGTGTTCGAGGGGACAGGTCTGTGTGAGCCCTGTGGCTATATGGAATCGCTTGCCGACCAGCCCGACGCTGCAGACGCACTCGTCCACCGTGGCGGACTCGACGCTCGAATCGTCGAATCCGGAACGGTCA
- a CDS encoding M48 family metalloprotease codes for MPSRPNALIIGMIVAVLGLAAVTSGLLAGVWTVFYVGLSFVNVGSAATIAAGVTGVTLLTVGYLEYRQIGTIERIADAKRVGRDTEPAVYDVVTRVAAQLNVPVPTIAISERQAPEALAVGFRPENIHLVLSRGTLDALDGTLELEAVIAHELAHVKNRDAMVMTLVSLPVLLAGGLKSRLAEMENPGWMVAIIIPLSVIATSVWIIGKAITARLSRVREQAADRVAAEVTGSPAAVASALKQLDEDIAETPARDLREASGISSLSILPLEPAELEKVMLGPEGTKEPSYWWLEQRLHRVERWLFRTHPLTEDRIERLSTAEREQEQQGGPTVQS; via the coding sequence ATGCCCTCCAGACCGAATGCGCTTATCATCGGAATGATTGTTGCAGTACTGGGATTGGCAGCAGTCACCTCGGGATTGCTCGCTGGTGTCTGGACCGTGTTTTACGTTGGCCTCTCGTTCGTCAATGTGGGTTCTGCAGCCACCATCGCAGCAGGAGTCACTGGAGTGACGCTCCTGACGGTCGGATATCTCGAATACAGACAGATTGGGACAATAGAGCGTATTGCTGACGCCAAGCGTGTAGGTCGGGACACCGAACCAGCGGTGTACGACGTGGTGACACGCGTTGCGGCACAGCTCAACGTTCCAGTGCCGACGATAGCCATTTCTGAACGACAAGCCCCGGAAGCGTTGGCTGTCGGATTTCGGCCAGAGAACATCCACCTTGTGTTGTCACGGGGGACGCTCGACGCTCTCGATGGAACGCTCGAATTGGAAGCGGTGATCGCTCACGAACTTGCCCACGTCAAGAACCGAGACGCGATGGTGATGACGCTCGTGTCGCTCCCTGTGCTTCTCGCTGGTGGACTCAAATCCCGACTTGCCGAGATGGAAAATCCGGGCTGGATGGTGGCCATTATTATTCCGCTGTCAGTGATCGCAACGAGCGTCTGGATTATCGGGAAGGCAATTACCGCTCGATTATCCCGTGTTAGAGAACAGGCTGCTGACCGCGTCGCAGCCGAGGTGACTGGTTCCCCAGCTGCGGTCGCGAGTGCGCTCAAACAGTTAGACGAGGATATCGCAGAGACGCCGGCGCGTGACCTCCGTGAAGCGTCGGGTATCTCGTCACTGTCGATTCTCCCACTGGAGCCTGCAGAACTCGAGAAGGTGATGCTCGGCCCAGAAGGGACCAAAGAACCGTCGTACTGGTGGCTTGAGCAACGACTTCATCGGGTCGAACGCTGGCTCTTCCGAACCCATCCGCTGACAGAAGATCGCATCGAGCGGCTCTCGACGGCCGAACGCGAACAAGAACAGCAAGGCGGGCCAACAGTGCAGTCGTGA